A region of Anopheles merus strain MAF chromosome 2R, AmerM5.1, whole genome shotgun sequence DNA encodes the following proteins:
- the LOC121589931 gene encoding low choriolytic enzyme-like: MGTLFRWWASLVALLMVCGISTTTGELIPIDLSIFGSTLYRLIDTSVDPLVRNHDPWSSGIEPWELGNLVGGDMRLPRPRFRHALAGPPDAAYRWPNATVIYSIDGTFNSSELRFINGAMRELERHTCVRFRRRRPQDVAYVSIDNIEPGCWSDVGRGVERTVVNLQPGCANALTTPVHELMHTLGFYHEHNRLDRDRYVTILYENMLPDESLRSNFDLVDPGNTTTFNVPYDLGSIMHYRKDAFSKRPSELDTMHARVQWEGELGQRNTLTWYDALLINIMYCGVPVPREPLPIPSRWIPAKAYGRRDRFRYQRVMRTVGAH, encoded by the exons ATGGGAACATTGTTTCGATGGTGGGCGTCGCTGGTGGCGTTGTTGATGGTGTGTGGAATTTCGACCACAACCGGCGAGCTGATCCCGATCGATCTGTCCATCTTTGGGAGCACACTGTATCGTTTGATCGATACGTCCGTAG ATCCTCTCGTTCGTAACCATGATCCGTGGTCGTCGGGTATAGAACCGTGGGAGCTCGGCAACCTGGTCGGTGGTGATATGAGACTTCCTAGGCCTCGGTTTCGGCACGCACTCGCCGGACCACCGGACGCAGCGTACCGATGGCCGAATGCAACCGTAATCTACTCGATCGATGGAACTTTCA ACTCGTCCGAGTTGAGGTTCATTAACGGTGCGATGCGTGAGCTTGAACGCCACACCTGCGTGCGCTTCCGTCGACGGCGCCCGCAAGATGTTGCCTACGTTTCGATCGACAACATTGAGCCCGGCTGCTGGAGTGACGTTGGCCGTGGTGTGGAGCGTACCGTCGTCAATCTACAGCCCGGATGTGCCAACGCGCTCACGACACCGGTGCACGAGCTGATGCACACGCTCGGGTTCTACCACGAGCATAATCGGCTCGATCGCGATCGCTACGTTACGATCCTGTACGAAAACATGCTGCCGGACGAAT CATTGCGGAGTAACTTTGACCTGGTCGATCCAGGGAACACAACCACCTTCAATGTGCCGTACGATCTCGGTAGCATTATGCACTACCGGAAGGATGCGTTTTCGAAACGACCCAGCGAGCTGGACACGATGCACGCCAGGGTACAGTGGGAGGGAGAGCTCGGCCAACGGAACACACTGACGTGGTACGATGCACTGCTGATAAACATCATGTACTGTGGTGTACCGGTGCCGCGGGAACCACTTCCCATACCGTCACGCTGGATTCCGGCCAAAGCGTACGGCAGGAGGGATCGATTCCGGTACCAGCGCGTTATGCGGACTGTCGGAGCGCATTAG
- the LOC121589932 gene encoding astacin-like metalloendopeptidase, giving the protein MMQGSAFILSFLLMMIESTEKLDTVQAACSAQNREQQYGEVIENVLPNGYRWPNATVPYLLDGVFDATELSTINDAIDLLSTVSCVRFTRRTSEHHYLVITNKFGTECWADTGRQRRGPTYMNLPRRCTKRVGTVLHELLHVLGFLHQHTRPDRDQYLCVLYGNVRPHPIALYHYEIVRPWTDQAFPLPYDFASIMHYTPEMYSVAPGRSPTMVPRHPWSMVAIGHQARLTEYDVLAIQFLYCL; this is encoded by the exons ATGATGCAAGGTTCAGCCTTTATTCTCAGCTTTCTGTTAATGATGATTGAAAGCACTG AAAAACTCGATACCGTGCAAGCAGCTTGCTCCGCTCAAAATCGAGAACAACAGTATGGTGAAGTTATAGAGAACGTTCTCCCTAATGGTTACCGATGGCCTAATGCTACCGTACCGTACCTGTTGGATGGAGTTTTTG ATGCAACTGAACTATCAACAATAAACGATGCAATAGACCTGCTCAGTACGGTGTCTTGTGTGCGGTTCACAAGAAGGACGTCCGAGCACCACTATCTTGTGATAACAAACAAGTTTGGAACGGAGTGTTGGGCTGACACGGGACGTCAGCGACGTGGTCCAACG TACATGAACCTCCCGAGGCGGTGCACAAAACGCGTTGGAACGGTGCTGCACGAGCTGCTGCACGTGTTGGGCTTTCTGCATCAACACACGCGCCCCGATCGGGATCAGTACCTGTGCGTTTTATATGGGAACGTTCGGCCACATCCTATCGCGCTGTACCACTACGAAATCGTTCGTCCTTGGACGGACCAAGCGTTCCCATTGCCGTATGACTTTGCGAGCATCATGCACTACACGCCGGAGATGTACAGTGTGGCACCGGGTCGATCGCCTACCATGGTACCGCGGCATCCCTGGAGCATGGTTGCGATCGGCCATCAAGCTCGTCTGACGGAGTATGACGTGTTGGCAATACAGTTTCTTTACTGCCTGTGA
- the LOC121589644 gene encoding serine/threonine-protein kinase VRK1 has translation MSRRKPGPADAGGAKRPKRANNLYTRPEKIPLGTVLTDALNVPWKVGPSIGAGGFGEIYCAYCFTHAAPKTVADYPNVVKIEPHENGPLFVETHFYRKICKVDDIERYRKLRKLKHLGMPQYLASGSHTLNGVKHRFLVIPRFGASLQSVYVQNGNCLPLATVCRAAMQMLDVLEYIHSNQYVHADLKGDNILFGMGDRGRERLYLVDFGMASRFVVEDQFKPDPRKKHNGTIEYTSRDAHQGVMTMRGDLEILAYNMIEWAGGSLPWKEDKLLKDCNKVQQMKEEGMGDVAGLLKRSFRKHVAVPKVLQPFLEFVHGMRYNETPKYTACTKIFEKALKTLGASNTGVLEVSIANSTNVNDSSGPMNKTKGKKRRTLDTSVSNGLADTVPNTPEDDDEHSDRARTPKRNQRSAVQSPSLVKQSKGRTTNRSHTVVADTVPNTPEDDDEDSPVLSQRAKRRMDRADASAIAAAAASPRVKKPLLPNPQKMALPDTEPNTRYDEEEDEQDEEEAAAQLSRALSKVRRNPKKEPMEPPRGGKAHGAKVAVEENRSTRRKEKTVTVVQSASAQGINIRIETPRKKRTRNADTSQSPQEITIQLTLNANVSVNARGKKNGTVVISAAQQNMSMESSRNDESLEASQDVIDISSATEDHNVSRSLFDDY, from the exons ATGTCCCGCCGGAAACCAGGGCCGGCTGATGCAGGCGGTGCCAAGCGCCCGAAGCGTGCCAACAATCTGTACACCCGGCCGGAGAAGATCCCGCTCGGGACGGTCTTAACCGATGCGCTTAACGTACCGTGGAAGGTGGGACCATCGATCGGTGCTGGCGGGTTTGGGGAGATTTACTGCGCGTACTGCTTCACCCATGCTGCCCCGAAAACGGTCGCCGATTATCCCAACGTTGTGAAGATC GAACCGCATGAGAATGGGCCACTGTTTGTCGAGACTCACTTCTACCGTAAAATATGCAAGGTGGACGACATCGAACGGTACCGGAAGCTGCGCAAGCTGAAACACCTGGGCATGCCGCAGTACCTTGCCAGTGGATCGCACACGCTGAACGGTGTCAAGCATCGGTTTCTGGTGATTCCCCGGTTCGGTGCCAGCTTGCAGTCGGTTTACGTACAGAACGGCAACTGTCTGCCGCTGGCAACTGTATGCCGCGCTGCGATGCAGATGCTGGACGTGCTGGAGTACATCCACTCGAACCAGTACGTGCACGCGGATCTGAAGGGCGATAACATTCTGTTCGGGATGGGTGATCGTGGCCGAGAGCGGCTGTATCTGGTCGATTTCGGCATGGCGAGCCGGTTCGTGGTGGAGGATCAGTTCAAGCCGGACCCGCGCAAGAAGCACAACGGTACGATCGAGTACACGTCGCGCGACGCTCACCAGGGCGTGATGACGATGCGGGGTGATCTGGAGATATTGGCCTACAATATGATCGAGTGGGCCGGGGGCAGTTTGCCCTGGAAGGAGGACAAGCTGCTGAAGGATTGCAACAAGGTGCAGCAGATGAAGGAGGAAGGTATGGGCGATGTGGCCGGTTTGCTGAAGCGCAGCTTCCGGAAGCATGTGGCTGTGCCAAAGGTGTTGCAGCCGTTTCTGGAATTTGTCCACGGGATGCGCTACAACGAAACGCCCAAGTACACCGCTTGTACTAAAATATTCGAAAAGGCGCTCAAAACGCTGGGAGCATCGAATACGGGCGTGCTCGAGGTAAGCATTGCTAACAGCACGAACGTGAACGATTCCTCGGGCCCGATGAACAAAACGAAGGGAAAGAAACGCCGGACACTGGACACCTCGGTATCGAACGGGCTGGCCGACACGGTACCGAACACGCCggaagacgacgacgagcaCAGCGACAGAGCGCGCACCCCGAAACGAAATCAAAGGTCAGCCGTGCAAAGTCCTTCGCTGGTAAAGCAATCGAAAGGGCGCACCACGAACCGATCGCACACGGTGGTAGCGGACACGGTGCCCAACACGCCGGAGGACGATGATGAAGATTCGCCCGTGCTCTCGCAAAGAGCTAAGCgcagaatggaccgtgccgatGCGTCTGCcattgctgctgcggctgcatCACCCAGGGTGAAAAAACCTCTCCTGCCTAACCCACAGAAAATGGCTTTGCCTGACACGGAGCCAAACACTCGGtacgatgaggaggaggacgagcaGGACGAAgaggaagcagcagcacagcttTCCCGTGCCCTATCGAAAGTGAGACGAAACCCGAAGAAGGAACCAATGGAACCACCGCGTGGAGGGAAGGCGCACGGTGCAAAGGTAGCTGTCGAAGAAAATCGATCCACCCGGCGCAAGGAGAAAACGGTCACGGTGGTACAGAGTGCGTCAGCGCAGGGTATAAACATACGCATCGAAACGCCGAGAAAGAAGCGCACGCGAAATGCAGATACTTCCCAGTCGCCCCAGGAAATCACCATCCAGCTGACGCTGAACGCAAACGTGTCGGTCAATGCGCGGGGCAAGAAGAATGGCACCGTTGTGATTAGTGCGGCCCAGCAGAACATGTCGATGGAGTCGAGCAGGAATGACGAATCGCTGGAAGCATCGCAGGATGTTATCGATATCTCGTCGGCCACCGAGGACCACAACGTATCGCGAAGTTTGTTTGATGATTATTGA